From the genome of Salvia splendens isolate huo1 chromosome 7, SspV2, whole genome shotgun sequence:
GTTTtatccttttttaaaaaaaattgtatgacttgtatttttatttttgtaggatttttaatttgctttgtctaggatttgtaattttaatttctattgATCAATGTATTTTCCCGGttttaattgttcaacgtattgcatttacgagtaaaataggttgaagttgtgaatagtgcaatttattAGTTGTGGTCCGGGTTagggcctgcagggttagagcagttgtggcatgggactcaaatttagggaaatgatgacgtggaggggacttgagaCCTGAATCCGGGCCAAGTTAAGGATGCTCTAAATGAGAACATGCCAAACAGAACACTGTAACATTGAAGGAGCTATACAAAGAGAAAATGCAAGAAATTATTAATCAGGTCATCCATAATAGAAGAAATGCAGAATATATAGAGCACTGAACCCAATGAATCACAGGGCACACAGTAATTTGGTGGTCCATGTAAATATATACATGCATATAACTCAAACCctagaaaggaaaaaaatggaGTTTTTGTACGTGCATTAGAATCAAGAATTTGTGCCTTGTGATTGCCATGTCATCTTCTGTCAAGTCTCTTCCAACATGCAGTACCTCCCCACCCCCTCTGACACTTCACAAGATCTCTTCTGTTTCTACCCCTTCCACCTGCAGCTGTAAATTCTAATCCAACCACCTTTTCACCCTCTCCTTCCCtgcaattttaattaattcctgCTGTAATGGCTCATTTCCATCCCCGCCGCGAACTTCGCCAGCTCGTTTTCCGGCATAAACTGCCTGTTCTGAATCTGATCATTCCCGCCCACTCCCAGAAAATCCCGAGTTAGGCTGCTCTCCGCCGCCATCATCCCGTTCAAATTATTCTCAGGTTTGCCGAGATTGGTAGGGTTTTGGGCGACGGAGGAGTTGAAATTGCCGGCGGAGAAGGAGGCGTTGGTGATGAGGCCGAATCCGGCTGGGGAGAATGAGGAGTCAGTGGCTCTGGTCGATCCCATCTGAGCTGCTTTCTGGAGCAACGCGGTGGCTGACATGGACATatgagctgctgctgctgctgcattgTTTGTTTCGTTGTGGTTATGGTTGTAATAAAGTGAATTTATGGCTTGGGACAAATTTCCTTTGTTTTGTTCCTCCTCTTTTAGTACTTTCGGAATCGGAATTGCAGATGATGATGACGCCATGCTATTAATGCTTGCGCCACCAAATCCTACTTGGTTATGATCTGCTTGTACTTGCCACTGATGATTTTGCGACGCCATCTGCACCAGCTCCGGCAAGCTCGTCGCCGCAACGAAATTGTTCGGTGTCGCGCTGTCCAGCCAAAGAGGCAGTCTTGGTTTCTGCATATTATTATGATCAAAGCTGAGCTGATTTCCGCCTTCAACACCGCCCAATTCCGCCCTAAACATCCCACCCGAAAATTGGGGATTTCCCGAGCTACTCAACAATTCATTCCTAAAACTCAGATTCGCAGACGCGACGGGGCTGCTGAATCTCGCGCTCTCTTCCGCTAGCGCGTCGCAGAAGGCTCTGTGCGTGATGAAGCTATCCTTTCTATACGCACACACAATAATAAATCCCCCAACATGCATTCATATTTGCGAATTATGAAACAAGTGTGTAACCAATAGAAGTACCTGGAGAAGAGAGTGCCGCAGTCGCATTTATACTCTCTAGTACCACAGATTTTGCTGTGGGCTTTCCAGTCGGATTGAACGGCGTATTTCTTGGAGCATTTGTCACATTTCCATTTCTTCTCGCCGTGCTTCCTGCTGTAGTGCTTCTTGATTCCGGTGAGGTCGCCGAGCGCCCGCGACGCCTCGTGGTGGACGCAGGTCTTCTCCGGGCAGATGTAGACCTTCTTCTTGACCTCCTTGTTGGTGCGCTGCTTGAGCTTCCAAGGGAGGTTGTGACCCCGGCGGTGGAGCTGCAGATTCTGGTCCCGCTGGAAACCCTTGTTGCAGATTTCGCAAAGGAATCTGTTTGTCGCCATCAGAGATTTCGGAGACAGCGCTATCACTTCCGCATCTGGATCTGCACTCAAACCAGATTTCATTAGTTTAGATTTGAGGGAAGAACTGAAATCCAGATTTAATTTGAGATCGAGCTTGCCTGGTGTTCCTGGGAGATTCCTCTTGCGCTTGGATGAAGAATTGGGATTAGGGTTTGAATTGATATTAGGGCTGGGATCCTGGCCGATGTAGCCCCTCATTAGACCATCTTCAGACATCATGTTGAGAGACTGTGTGGGAATTGGTGAAAATGATTAggtttgaattgaattgaattgacgATCGAGAttaaagagaaagagaggagtAGGTGCAGCAGAGATTTGGAAAGAGTAGCTAGAGTTGCATGCTTGTTTGAATGTTAGCAGAAAATACCTTATGCCATGAAATGCAGCTCTACCGGAGAATATtgtcttctctctttctctctccttaTCTTACACGGCTGCCCCTGCTGCTTCTTCTAAAGTCGGTCAGCCATACACTCAGATTGGACcactcttcctctctct
Proteins encoded in this window:
- the LOC121741907 gene encoding zinc finger protein BALDIBIS-like, with product MMSEDGLMRGYIGQDPSPNINSNPNPNSSSKRKRNLPGTPDPDAEVIALSPKSLMATNRFLCEICNKGFQRDQNLQLHRRGHNLPWKLKQRTNKEVKKKVYICPEKTCVHHEASRALGDLTGIKKHYSRKHGEKKWKCDKCSKKYAVQSDWKAHSKICGTREYKCDCGTLFSRKDSFITHRAFCDALAEESARFSSPVASANLSFRNELLSSSGNPQFSGGMFRAELGGVEGGNQLSFDHNNMQKPRLPLWLDSATPNNFVAATSLPELVQMASQNHQWQVQADHNQVGFGGASINSMASSSSAIPIPKVLKEEEQNKGNLSQAINSLYYNHNHNETNNAAAAAAHMSMSATALLQKAAQMGSTRATDSSFSPAGFGLITNASFSAGNFNSSVAQNPTNLGKPENNLNGMMAAESSLTRDFLGVGGNDQIQNRQFMPENELAKFAAGMEMSHYSRN